TCCTCGGTATCGTCGGACTTACCTTCGGGGTGCTTGATGAACAGACCATCTCATCCTTGGTAGGGGAAGAAGCAGGCTTCTCTGCTACCATCATTGCAGCAGTCTTAGGTGCAATTACACTTATCCCTTCCTTGGTTGCTTTTCCTCTTGCCGGTTCTCTCCTTCGCTCAGGAGCAACAGTGGTAACCATCAGTGCATTCATTACCACCCTGGTGATGGTAGGAATGGTTACCGCACCCATGGAGATAAAGACATTGGGCAAAAAATTCACCATCCTTCGCAATTCCCTTGGGTTCCTCGCCGCCCTGCTTATTGCAGCTATCATGGGGGTAATTCTATGAAACGATTCACTTTTGTATTTCTCATTCTGGCAATCTATATCGCCCTAGCACTTTTCTCCCCTATAACAGCAGAGCGTTCCTCAGTCGCCCTTTGGGACTATTTCAAAGAAATGGCTTTGATCATGCCCCCAGTTTTCCTCCTGATGGGGTTCATGGAAGTCTGGCTACCAAAGCAGAATGTCCAGAAATGGTTGGGAAAGGAATCTGGATTCAAGGGAGGAGTTCTCTCCCTCATCCTTGGCACCCTTCCAACCGGTCCTCTCTATGTTGCCTTCCCTATGACCGCCAGCCTCCTTCGAAAAGGCGCAAGTATTGCGAACATGGTTCTCTTCCTGGGAAGTTGGGCAGCATTAAAAATTCCCCAGCTCATGGTTGAAATCAAGTTCTTGGGGTTGCCGTTCACCCTCCTGCGTTTCTCATTGACGCTGGCTGCTCTGATTGTAATAGGATTGATCATGGAGTTGATCCTTAAGCATGATAAAAAGAAAGAGTGGATGAATAGTGACCTAGAGCAGGTAACCGCGAAACAAAAAATGACCATGAAAGGGTAAAAGAAACCAAGCGGGAGGACCGCTATGATCACACTGGTACGTGTCAAAAATCTATTGCTCAACCCACTCATCAGATTATCGATCAGGCATCCGTCATTACAGGAGTCGAAGCTGTTTCTTATGGCTATGGCATACTTCCCTACAAAGATTGCCAAAACATATGACCAGAGACTATCCAAGGACAGAGAGACCTACCAAGAGCCGATAAGAGCCGCTCTTGCATGGCTCAGCGATTTCCACCCCACCATACTCGACCTCGGTTGCGGCACTGGGGTTGGAACAATCCTCGCAAGCGATCGGTTTCCAGAGGCTTCCATCACGGCAGTGGACAAGAGTCCTGAGATGATCAAACTCTGTAAACAAAAAGTGCAGGAGCAAAAAAATACTACCATCCATTGCGAGGTAGCTGACGCAAGGGCTTTGCCCTATCCCGATGGGAGCTTCTCCCTTGTACTCAGCAGCAATGCCCCGGTATATCTGGAAGAAGCTGTACGTGTATTGAAACCTTATGGTACTGTAGTATATATATTTTCGTTTGCAGCCAAACCATTTCTCCAGGAAGAAGGAACTATCAAAAAGTTGATGGAAACAAATGGGTTGCAGCTTGTATATCTGGGATCCACGAAAAAAGGAGTGTACCTCATTGGCAAAAGAACGTAGCACACATCTCTTCAATTCAATAGCTCCCACATACGGTCTGTTCTTTCGCTACCAGAAGAAGCGGTACGCGAAGAACCTCCTGGCGATGAAAAACACCATTGATCTCTCTTCCTACAACAGCGTAATTGATGTTGGTTGTGGTACCGGAGCCTTTTGCAGTGCCCTCTCTGACCTGGATCTGGAAGTAACCGGTATCGATCCAGCATCTAGGATGCTTGCAATCGCAAAAAAGAAAGCCGGCAGGGACACTATTACATTCCTGGAAGCAGATGTATTGGATGGGCTCCCCTTCCAGGATAACCAGTTCGATATTGCCATTGCCAGCTACGTCGCACATGGAATGGAAAGGGAACAGAGAAAGAAGCTCTACAAAGAGATGAGCCGTATTGCCAAGCACCTGGTGATCATTCATGACTACAACAAGAACCGCTCTCCCCTTACCAGCCTTATCGAATGGCTGGAAGGAGGTGACTACTTCCACTTCATCAAGCATGCAGAGACAGAGATGAGAGACTGTCTCTCCGAGATGAAGCAGTGCTTCAAGCATGTGGAGGTTATCCCGATTGCGGAACGTGCCAATTGGTATATCTGTACCCCTAACTGATATTAATGGACAAATCATGATGGTGTAGAAACAGGTATACCCGAAACCAAAATCATACAAACAAAACCTTTACACCACTAACTCTCAGCAATACAAGAATATCGATTCTTTTTACAACTTATGCCAACCCCTTCCTTGTTCCATACTGGGTAAAAATAAGGAAAAGGAGCAGCAAATGAAAGAAAAACAGGAAGAGACAAAGGCAGAGAGAACCAAGGTCATCGTCCTCAGTGGATTCGCCCTGGTGGTACTCTTCATCTTTGCCTTCGGCTGTTACGGATGCAGTTATCAGCCGATCACCCCTCCCGACCCGGAAGAGGCAGTTGATGTAACGGTCCGTCTAATCGGGTCGAGCTGGGTTCTTGATGATGCACAGGGCACACAAGAGGGATTGGAGGAACTACACAATATGGTCCTGGATTCCATTGTATTCAGTGATCGCCAGAGTAACCCGGATGAAGAACTCTCACTCTCATTGCAGTTTGCTGATGTCCCTCCTCTCTCTGGTGCTCTTATATACCAAGAGGAGGAAGGCTTCTTGCTTTCCATCGAAAATTCTCCTTATCCAGTAAGTGTCGTGTATTCGCAAAGCAAGGATGGCAAGACCGAAACGCTCACACTCAAGGGCCAAGAAAGCAACATTCAGTGTTACTACTTGAAAAAATAATCATTTATGCAGATATTATGAGTAGAACGATTAATCACTGGCACTCGGCCAATGCTTGATCGTTCAATAAGGATAGATGCATATGACACAATATATACCACAGGACCTGCTGTTCTACTCAACGGACCAGTCGGTCATGACCACTCCCTTCCTGATTGAAATGCTTGACTCAGCCTTGATAGAGCACATCCAGATGGGAAACGTTGAAACGGCCTACGGGGTACTGGAAATGAGTATCAACCTGACCCAGACCCTGGAGGACAACACCTTGAGCGAAGCTGAGGGGAAAGACCTTCTTCAAAGGGTAAAACGGGCGATGAGCAAAGGTAACATTGCCCAGGCAAAACAACACATGGTGGAGTTTGCCTTACGGTAGAACAGAATCATCGTGAAATAGGAAGGGGGTCTTTCGCCAACGCGAGAGCCCCCCTCTTCTTTCTCTTCACTGTCTTGTTATCTTCCGATACTGTAGTACTCCACCCCGGCTTCCAGCATTGCCCTGCTGTCAAAGAGGTTTCTCCCATCATACACAAGAGCTGTCCTCATCAAGGACTTGAACGCTGAAGGTTCCATATCCCTGATCTCCTGCCAATCGGTGAAGATGAAGCAAACCTGTGCTCCCTTTAGGGCATCCTCAACTTTCTGGGCATACTCCATCGAAAATTGATACTGACGCTTGCAGTTCTCTTCAGCCACTGGATCGAATGCAGTGATCTCTGCACCTTGCTCCAGCAGGAGCGGGATATTGTAGACCGCTGGAGATTCACGTAGGTCATCGGTACCTGACTTGAAGGCCAAACCCAATACCGCGACCTTGATACCGTTGAAGGTGATCATACGATTGGCAGCCTTTCTGTACAGTTTGTAGCGCTGTTCATTGTTCACATCTACGGCAGCGGTTACCGTTCTCAGGTTGTAGCCGTACTGGGCGGCAAGGTATTGCAGTGCCTTGGTATCCTTGGGGAAGCAGCTTCCTCCATACCCAATACCAGCCTTCAGGAAGCGGGATCCGATACGTTTATCGTAGCTCATTCCAAGGGCTACATCCTCAATATTTGCACCAACAAGTTCACAGAGGTTTGCCAGGTCATTCATGTAGGAGATCTTGAGTGCCAGGAAGTCGTTGGAGGCATACTTGGTCATCTCCGCACTTCTGCGGCTCACTGCCACGATGGGGAGATTGAAAGGAGCATACAGCTCTCTGAGGATTGTCTCAGAGTGCTTGTCCTCGATCCCAATCACAATACGCTGGGCATGCATCATATCATGCACAGCCGTTCCCTGTGCAAGGAATTCCGGGTTGGAAGCAACCTCAATGCGAACTGGATGCACCAAGGAGTCCTTGATGAACTGCTCGACCTTGTCGTTGGTACCAACAGGAACTGTCGATTTGACCACAACCAGACAGTCGCGCTCAACGCTCTCGGCAATTTGCCGGGCGACCGAGGCCACATAACTGAGGTTTGCCGACCCATCAGGAAGCTCCGGGGTCCCTACCCCGATAAAAATGACATCAGGATCACGGTAGGCACTCTGGTAGTCAGTGGTAAATGAGAGGAGGCCCTTTTTGAGTCCTTCCTGGAGAAACTCCTCCAAATCGGTCTCATAGATAGGGCTGATGCCCTTATTCAGCATCGCAACTTTCTGTTCGTCTATATCAACACAGGTTACCTGATGCCCAACATGGGCAAAGCAGACACCTGCAACCAACCCTACATATCCAGTCCCCGCAATCGTCAGACGCATAGGTTCTTCCTCCAAACTTCCTTGTAATGGTAAGAGCTGCATTACGCATCTCGGTATAGTATAGTAACAGAATCTGGAGGGAAAAGACATGGAAACGTACAAAACAGCGACAGTTCAGTTCCAGCATACACCTGGGAATAAAGAGGATAATCTGGAAATCATTGCTGCTTATGTTGATGAAGCCAGTAAAGATGGTGTGAAGCTCATCGTATTCCCAGAGATGTGCATCACTGGTTACTGGCATGTAAGGAACCTCAGTAAAGAGGAGATCCAGTTACTTGCAGAGCCAGTTCCTAAAGGTCCTTCAACCCAGAAGCTTGTGGATCTGGCAACCAAATACAAGATGACAATCGGCGCAGGACTTATTGAAGTGGATGAGAATGGATCGCTGTACAACACCTATGTGGTAGCTCTCAGTGATGGAACTGTTCACAAGCATAGAAAACTCCATACATTCATCAGCGCTCATATGGAAAGTGGCAACTCCTACACCGTGTTCAATACCCCGGAGGGAGTACGACTCGGGGTACTTATCTGTTACGACAACAACATCATTGAGAATGCTCGCATGACTTCCCTCCTAGGAGCAGAGGTTCTACTTGCCCCACACCAGACAGGAGGATGCAACTCGGCAAGTCCGAAGGGGATGAAGAGAATCGAAGTACAGCTCTGGGAAGAGCGAGAGACCAGAGAGGAAGAACTCTTGGCAGAATTCCAAGGCCCCAAGGGTCGAGGTTGGTTGATGCGATGGCTTCCCTCCCGTGCTCATGACAATGGTATGTTCCTGCTCTTCAGCAACGGGGTGGGAAGGGACGATGATGAGGTCAGGACCGGAAATGCCATAATCCTGGACCCCTATGGAGAAGTCTTAGCTGAATCGAAAGCAATTGGCAATGACATGGTAATCGCAGAACTCGACCTTTCTCTCATACCTACCAGTAATGGCAAGAGATGGATGAAGGCAAGAAGACCTGAGCTCTACTCCCTCATTGCCCAAAGGACAGGAGAAGAGGAAGAGACCAGGAAGGTTCGCTTCAGGTACGAGTAGAGAGTCCAGCCAATACCCCATTACGGTTTATAAACGCAAGAGAGGCAAGCAAGGGTTTTCGAAACACAGAACCCTGCTCAGCAGAAAGCCCGATCAGAGAGAAGAACTGTTGCGGATCTGATTCAATCACTTTGGCAGCAGCAATCAACTCGAGTTTCTGTCCGTCATCAATCAATGAAGGATCTGTAGTTTCAATAAAGTGAATCCAGAAGGCCAATGCAAGGACCATTGAACCGAGAGGAAGCTGGTTTTTCAAGGAAAACAAGAGTGCTGGGATCAGGGAACAGGTGAATTTCTTCGACCCATCTTGGGCAAGACGCAAGAGTGTATCCTTGATAGAGGGATTCTGGAAACGTGCAATCAACTGATCCTTGTATCCCTCTTGATCGAATCCCTCAATGGAGGGAACACTCTTTCCCACCTCATTCATGTACCACTCACGGATGAATATCCTGATATGTTCATCACTCATTGCCTCATCAACCCGTGTATAACCCAACAAATATGCCGGGTATGCCAAGGCAGAGTGACTGCCGTTGAGCAAACGGATTTTCATTACCTCATATGACTCCACCTCATCGGTGATAATTACCCCGGCTTTACTGAAATCGGGCAGTCCCTCCAATCCATTGGGCTCAATCACCCACTGCAGAAAGTCTTCACTAACTACACTCCACGCATCCTCATACCCATAGGTTTCAGCAATATGGGCTGTGTCCGCTTCTGTGGTATTGGGAGTAATTCTATCAACCATGGAAAGGGGGAATGAGACTGACTGCTCAAGGAAGGGAATCATCTCTGGAAAAACACGTTGGCAATACTGGTGAAGGCATATACGCAATACTGCCCCATTGGATGGCATATTGTCGCAAGAGGCAATGGTGAGCGGATCTTTGCGTGTACGCAATGCTAATGCAAGGTGTCCTATGGCACTTTGGGGTGTGGTCGGATGAGCCAGATCATGCACAATGGCGGGATGCTTCCAGTCCAGAGCATGGTTTTCAGCATCATAGCAATACCCTTTCTCTGTGATTGTAAGGGTCACCAGCTTGGTCTGCTCCCTTGCAATGAGTTCAGTGACCCGCTCTGGGTACTTCCATCCCTCAGTGTAGCCAAGAATACAACCGATAATGCACGCTTCTTCTCTTCCTTGTGGATCTTTGCTGCACAAGGTGTAGAGATAATCCTGCTTCTCTGCTTTTTCTTTGGTAGTGGACGCAAGCAAATCCACCTCCTCAATACCCCAGTTGGTCTGTCCCTGCTGCAGGAGTCGATGGAGGTAATAACAGAAGTGGGACCGGTGAAAATGTCCCAGTCCAATATGGACAATTGCTGGTTGAAGCAGCGATCTCTCATACAAAGGAATATGTATTTTATTCGCCAAATGCTTATAGGTTGCGTTTGATAATCGCATTGTCATGAATACTCCTTCAGCCTCTCCCCCTCGAAAGCTTACCATAGTAGAGATTGGACGTCACTTATCACTCTTACTGTAATATGCATCAGAACTACCTGTTTTGCTCTAATTGCAGTATATGTCATTACCTAGGTCTTTTGGAGTTTAAAATAACACCTTCAGTATCTATACCTGTATAGTTGATAAGATAAAGTTAATATGTGTGAATTGACGGATGAACTGACTCCCGTATACTACAGGAGGCTTAGGAAAAATCTTACATTTCCACACATTTTAAGGATGGTGTATGACTATATCTGAACAATTGGGACATCTTATCCAAAATGCTAAACTCATGATGATTAACTGTAGAGTTGATTACAGGAAGAGCATGAACAGCATAGGCCGAAAACTGGATTTCTACGTCGTATCCTATATGAAGGAAGGCTCCTCAACCTTGGTTATCGACGGAAAACGGTATGAAGCCCACGCCGGAGATGTCTTGATCATCCCCCCTAACACAATGCATGACCATATAAAAGAGACAAATGAGACGACGTGTTTCATGTGGTGGCACTTTAATTACAAAATTTGCAATACCATGGATGTGCTCAGTCTATATGACCTCCCCATTCTCTTTCATATTGAGGATGACAGCCAGTTCCAGTCAGTTTTCAGTGAGTATCTGATCTACAAAGACCGCGGGAGCACGCTCAGTGATTATATCCTTGCAGAAGCCAAGGCTATTGAATTGGTGGGAGTGCTGCTCACCACAGTCCTTTGTAATGCAGAAACCAAACTCTATAAGTCGATAAACAATCCCTTTGTTCTCATGCTTGGGGATATCGTGGAAAACCCGGTTGCCTACTCTAGTCTTGGGGCATTGAGTGAGAAGTATCATTTGCACCAGACATATATCAGCAACCAATTCAAGAAACTCTTTAAAATCTCTCCTGTCAGGTTAGCGCAACAAGTGAGCATAAACAGAGCCCAGTTGATGCTCAGCTACGATCATCGCATGCCAATATATGAAATTGCACAAACATTAGGATACGAGGAACCTGGCAACTTCACCCGATTTTTCAAAGCTAAGACTGGTATGTCTCCACAAGATTATCGTGCATTCTCGATGAATAATTATCAGGCATTACCCCTGCCAAACTTCTTCCGCTGGGGATCTGGCTGGGTTAAGCAACCATAAAAAAGGATTGAATCACGTTACAAAGGGCAGAGGTATCTTTGCCCATGAAACAAAAGGAGGACATCGTATGAGTACAAAGAGACGAATACTCATGATTATGCTGATCACCGTAGTAGGCTTCGGTTTACTCTTTGCTCAAGGAGCAAAGGACGGGGAAGCTGAACAAAGGGAGCTGGTGCTATGGGATCTTCATACAGAAGGCTCAGGGGCAGCTATGATGGATTCCATCATTGCGGCATATGAAGCAGAAAACCCCAATGTAAAAGTTACCCACTCCGCCTTCAAGGTCGATGATTTGAGAAACATCATCAAACCAGCGATCAACAGCGGCAAAGGACCGGACATTTTCAGTTATGATGCCGGAGCAGGTTACCTGGGGGTTCTTGCAAGCTCTGGACTCGCATATGACCTTACCGATCATGCCAAAGCAAACGGTTGGTATGAGAAATTCTTCGATTGGGGACTTGAGAAATCGACCTTTGGTGGCCGACTCTATGGAGTGACCAACCAGCTCGAGATCCTTGGATTCTTCTATAACAAGGAAATCTTTGCAAAAGTTGGTGTCACACCACCGAAGAGCTATGAAGAATTCCTGACTGTCGCCAAGAAGATAAAGGACGCTGGGTATCTTCCCATCATCCTGCCAGACATGGACCAGTGGCCTGGTTTCCATTATGAGTCAATCTGGTTGAACAGCTTTGCCGGCCCAGAGTTGGTCAAGAAAGCCATCAGTACTGAAATCTCTTGGGAGCAAGAGGCGTTCGCTGAAGGGCTGGATGCATTCCATGATCTGGTTGCCTCCGGACTCACCAGTGAAAAACCACTCGGTCTTTCCTACCAAGATGGAATCAACTCATTCTATGCTGGCGGTGGGGCAATGATGCCGACCGGAACATGGATTCTCGGTGGAGCAGTTGAGCACATGGGAGAGAACGCTGGTTTCTTCTATCTTCCTGCAGCTAAGCCTGGTGTCCTGAGCAGTCCTCCAGGAGGTTTTGGAGAGGCAATTGTTGTCAATGCAAAGAGCAAGCAAACAGAGCTCGCAATCGACTTCATTGAATTCATGTTCAGTGAATCACAGGTAAAGACCATTTACGAGGTAGGCGGCTTTATCCCAACGGTCAACAATGTCGATATTTCCAAGCTGCAATTACCAGCATTGTTCAAGGATATCATTGCAGAAATTGATGCAGCTGAAACACTTGGTGAGAATATTGATGTCTTGATGCCTCCAAAGGTAAACGAGGTAACATCGAACTATATCCAGGAACTGATAGCAGGCAAGAAGACTGGAATGCAGGCTCTATCTGAGAAACAGAAAGCACTGCTTGAGGACATTGCTGCGGGAAATTTCAATATAGACTAAGTATCAGACAGACAGCGTGGCAGGAATATATTCCTGCCACGCATCTTCCTTCAGCAAATCTTCTGTGAGGTATTTTTGTGACTAGAAAGACATACACAAAGGTGAAAAACTGGATCGGGAATGCAGCATTCACCATTCCAGCCCTGATTGTTTACATCGCCTTTGTCACCATCCCCATTGTGGGGACATTGCAAATCAGCTTGGTTAAATGGAACGGGGCTTCCCCTACCAAGGAATTTGTCGGTTTGGCAAACTATATACGGGTGTTCAATGATCCCACATTCTACCTGGCTCTGAAAAACAATATCATCTGGATTCTCTTCACTATCTTCATCCCCGTATTCCTTGGCTTGATTCTTGCCATCATGATCAGTCAATCCTTCATCAAGGCTAAAACCTTCTTCCGCCTGACGTACTTCATGCCACAGATTGTCTCTCTGGTTGCTGTGGCCATTGTATGGGGTTGGATGTACAACCCTGATTTTGGCATTGTTGGAAGGGTGCTGGAATTCATAGGAATCCCCAATGCCATGGATATCGATTTTCTAGGTGATGAAAATCTAGTCATCTGGTCATTGGTAGTAGCTGGAAGCTGGACTTGTTTTGGGTTCAATATGGTAGTCTTTCTGGCAGCCTTGCAAGGAATAGATTCCACCTATCTGGAAGTAGCTACTCTGGAAGGGGCCAATGCCGTACAACGCATGCGGTATGTAACCGTCCCTTTGATCAAGAGTACCGTTACACTTCTGGTGCTCAATTCACTCATCGGTTCATTCAAGGTCTTTGACTTGATTTATATCATGACCAAAGGTGGCCCATATCGCAGCAGTGAAGTCATTGCAACCTATATGTTCAATGCGGCATTCAATATGAATGAGTATGGCTATGCCTCTGCATTAGCCATGGTGCTTGCTGCCTTGGTTGCGCTCAGCTCCTGGGTTTATATGAAACGGGCAGAGAAGGAGTAACCATGCAAACAGTGAAACGCTTAAAACTAAATCATATCATCATCTATGCTGTTTTGATCATCTTTGTACTGATAGCCATCCTTCCTCTCTATTGGATGTGGCAGGCTGCATTCAGACAAACAGATCTTACCCACTACGACCCCTTTGCCATCCCAAAAGCCTTAACCTTCACAAAAATTATGGAAGCCTGGACGAAGGGAAAGATGTCCCTCTACATGCGCAACAGTATCATC
This sequence is a window from uncultured Sphaerochaeta sp.. Protein-coding genes within it:
- a CDS encoding helix-turn-helix transcriptional regulator gives rise to the protein MNSIGRKLDFYVVSYMKEGSSTLVIDGKRYEAHAGDVLIIPPNTMHDHIKETNETTCFMWWHFNYKICNTMDVLSLYDLPILFHIEDDSQFQSVFSEYLIYKDRGSTLSDYILAEAKAIELVGVLLTTVLCNAETKLYKSINNPFVLMLGDIVENPVAYSSLGALSEKYHLHQTYISNQFKKLFKISPVRLAQQVSINRAQLMLSYDHRMPIYEIAQTLGYEEPGNFTRFFKAKTGMSPQDYRAFSMNNYQALPLPNFFRWGSGWVKQP
- a CDS encoding class I SAM-dependent methyltransferase: MITLVRVKNLLLNPLIRLSIRHPSLQESKLFLMAMAYFPTKIAKTYDQRLSKDRETYQEPIRAALAWLSDFHPTILDLGCGTGVGTILASDRFPEASITAVDKSPEMIKLCKQKVQEQKNTTIHCEVADARALPYPDGSFSLVLSSNAPVYLEEAVRVLKPYGTVVYIFSFAAKPFLQEEGTIKKLMETNGLQLVYLGSTKKGVYLIGKRT
- a CDS encoding mannitol dehydrogenase family protein, with the translated sequence MTMRLSNATYKHLANKIHIPLYERSLLQPAIVHIGLGHFHRSHFCYYLHRLLQQGQTNWGIEEVDLLASTTKEKAEKQDYLYTLCSKDPQGREEACIIGCILGYTEGWKYPERVTELIAREQTKLVTLTITEKGYCYDAENHALDWKHPAIVHDLAHPTTPQSAIGHLALALRTRKDPLTIASCDNMPSNGAVLRICLHQYCQRVFPEMIPFLEQSVSFPLSMVDRITPNTTEADTAHIAETYGYEDAWSVVSEDFLQWVIEPNGLEGLPDFSKAGVIITDEVESYEVMKIRLLNGSHSALAYPAYLLGYTRVDEAMSDEHIRIFIREWYMNEVGKSVPSIEGFDQEGYKDQLIARFQNPSIKDTLLRLAQDGSKKFTCSLIPALLFSLKNQLPLGSMVLALAFWIHFIETTDPSLIDDGQKLELIAAAKVIESDPQQFFSLIGLSAEQGSVFRKPLLASLAFINRNGVLAGLSTRT
- a CDS encoding nitrilase family protein; protein product: METYKTATVQFQHTPGNKEDNLEIIAAYVDEASKDGVKLIVFPEMCITGYWHVRNLSKEEIQLLAEPVPKGPSTQKLVDLATKYKMTIGAGLIEVDENGSLYNTYVVALSDGTVHKHRKLHTFISAHMESGNSYTVFNTPEGVRLGVLICYDNNIIENARMTSLLGAEVLLAPHQTGGCNSASPKGMKRIEVQLWEERETREEELLAEFQGPKGRGWLMRWLPSRAHDNGMFLLFSNGVGRDDDEVRTGNAIILDPYGEVLAESKAIGNDMVIAELDLSLIPTSNGKRWMKARRPELYSLIAQRTGEEEETRKVRFRYE
- a CDS encoding permease, which translates into the protein MKRFTFVFLILAIYIALALFSPITAERSSVALWDYFKEMALIMPPVFLLMGFMEVWLPKQNVQKWLGKESGFKGGVLSLILGTLPTGPLYVAFPMTASLLRKGASIANMVLFLGSWAALKIPQLMVEIKFLGLPFTLLRFSLTLAALIVIGLIMELILKHDKKKEWMNSDLEQVTAKQKMTMKG
- a CDS encoding class I SAM-dependent methyltransferase produces the protein MAKERSTHLFNSIAPTYGLFFRYQKKRYAKNLLAMKNTIDLSSYNSVIDVGCGTGAFCSALSDLDLEVTGIDPASRMLAIAKKKAGRDTITFLEADVLDGLPFQDNQFDIAIASYVAHGMEREQRKKLYKEMSRIAKHLVIIHDYNKNRSPLTSLIEWLEGGDYFHFIKHAETEMRDCLSEMKQCFKHVEVIPIAERANWYICTPN
- a CDS encoding UDP-glucose/GDP-mannose dehydrogenase family protein: MRLTIAGTGYVGLVAGVCFAHVGHQVTCVDIDEQKVAMLNKGISPIYETDLEEFLQEGLKKGLLSFTTDYQSAYRDPDVIFIGVGTPELPDGSANLSYVASVARQIAESVERDCLVVVKSTVPVGTNDKVEQFIKDSLVHPVRIEVASNPEFLAQGTAVHDMMHAQRIVIGIEDKHSETILRELYAPFNLPIVAVSRRSAEMTKYASNDFLALKISYMNDLANLCELVGANIEDVALGMSYDKRIGSRFLKAGIGYGGSCFPKDTKALQYLAAQYGYNLRTVTAAVDVNNEQRYKLYRKAANRMITFNGIKVAVLGLAFKSGTDDLRESPAVYNIPLLLEQGAEITAFDPVAEENCKRQYQFSMEYAQKVEDALKGAQVCFIFTDWQEIRDMEPSAFKSLMRTALVYDGRNLFDSRAMLEAGVEYYSIGR
- a CDS encoding sugar ABC transporter permease, producing the protein MTRKTYTKVKNWIGNAAFTIPALIVYIAFVTIPIVGTLQISLVKWNGASPTKEFVGLANYIRVFNDPTFYLALKNNIIWILFTIFIPVFLGLILAIMISQSFIKAKTFFRLTYFMPQIVSLVAVAIVWGWMYNPDFGIVGRVLEFIGIPNAMDIDFLGDENLVIWSLVVAGSWTCFGFNMVVFLAALQGIDSTYLEVATLEGANAVQRMRYVTVPLIKSTVTLLVLNSLIGSFKVFDLIYIMTKGGPYRSSEVIATYMFNAAFNMNEYGYASALAMVLAALVALSSWVYMKRAEKE
- a CDS encoding extracellular solute-binding protein; the protein is MSTKRRILMIMLITVVGFGLLFAQGAKDGEAEQRELVLWDLHTEGSGAAMMDSIIAAYEAENPNVKVTHSAFKVDDLRNIIKPAINSGKGPDIFSYDAGAGYLGVLASSGLAYDLTDHAKANGWYEKFFDWGLEKSTFGGRLYGVTNQLEILGFFYNKEIFAKVGVTPPKSYEEFLTVAKKIKDAGYLPIILPDMDQWPGFHYESIWLNSFAGPELVKKAISTEISWEQEAFAEGLDAFHDLVASGLTSEKPLGLSYQDGINSFYAGGGAMMPTGTWILGGAVEHMGENAGFFYLPAAKPGVLSSPPGGFGEAIVVNAKSKQTELAIDFIEFMFSESQVKTIYEVGGFIPTVNNVDISKLQLPALFKDIIAEIDAAETLGENIDVLMPPKVNEVTSNYIQELIAGKKTGMQALSEKQKALLEDIAAGNFNID
- a CDS encoding permease — its product is MTTIIIIYSLVAVSLIISLIKSKEKTKKAMKVAAKAFVKTAPSLLAVLGIVGLTFGVLDEQTISSLVGEEAGFSATIIAAVLGAITLIPSLVAFPLAGSLLRSGATVVTISAFITTLVMVGMVTAPMEIKTLGKKFTILRNSLGFLAALLIAAIMGVIL